The Hippoglossus stenolepis isolate QCI-W04-F060 chromosome 11, HSTE1.2, whole genome shotgun sequence genome includes a window with the following:
- the ubtfl gene encoding upstream binding transcription factor, like isoform X2: protein MFSPGVPPPAALGGVSYRTRRSFCRIRFDLTPRGLRLKNTHFESPEIILTSTVVCSVNPGFCLNRKEGGACCMMNGSSSSVSASQSSRVKSEQGADDWSKEDCLTLLERIRSLLPDVDSMKYKTTESHFDWEKVCFGSFTGDMCRQKWQKVSTEVRKYRTMTELIVDAIEFVKNPYKGKKLKTHPDFPKKPLTPYFRFFMEKRAKYAKIHPEMSNLDLTKILSKKYKELPDKKKQKYITEFQREKEEFEKNMARFKEEHPELMEERKKSDLPEKPKTPQQLWYNHEKKTYMKLHPEVSQKELKEALRRQWSQLSDKRRLKWISKALELQKDYEDSMRAYHEAHPDVNSDDHVRSVLTKAERQLKDKFDGRPTKPPPNGYSLYCAELMVNMKDVPSTERMVLCSKQWKIMTQKEKDMFQKRCEQKKKQYDVDLKRFLESLPEEERDRVLTEEKLGGGRLSVGVASSPRRAKSPSLKGRCREVEPESWVPARPPKERRDGKKTAKLPETPKTAEEMWQHSVIGDYLAKYRSDRRKAQAAMEATWKSMEKKEKIPWIKRAAEDQKRYEVQYQHVRELLEMRAPAAGPTQRKPKFDGEPKKPPVSGYQMFSQELLTNGELNHFSLKERMVEIGKRWHTLSQSQKDKYKKQVEEQQVEYKAELEAWVQSLSPQEQAVYKEFSSSKRRSTTKARSSPGAKVHVMAKGKAVGSRAATPGVSVGKRAMAYRAKQDMSDTDDEEEKSSSDSDEDDETSGTTDSDDENDDDEDQTSSEESSDSDSD, encoded by the exons ATGTTTTCCCCCGGAGTTCCTCCCCCTGCGGCGCTGGGCGGAGTTTCATACCGGACTAGACGCTCCTTTTGTCGGATTCGTTTCGACCTGACTCCCCGGGGTTTACGGCTGAAAAATACACACTTTGAAAGTCCTGAAATAATCCTAACGAGCACCGTGGTGTGCAGCGTGAACCCGGGTTTCTGTCTGAACCGGAAG GAGGGAGGAGCCTGCTGCATGATgaacggcagcagcagcagcgtatCTGCGTCTCAGAGCTCCAGGGTCAAAAGTGAACAAG gtgcagATGACTGGAGTAAGGAGGACTGTCTCACTCTGCTGGAGAGGATCCGCAGTCTGCTGCCGGACGTAGACTCCATGAAGTATAAAACCACAGAGTCGCACTTTGACTGGGAGAAAGTTTGTTTCGGCAGCTTCACCGGAGACATGTGTCGCCAGAAGTGGCAGAAAGTGTCGACTGAG GTTCGTAAGTACAGGACGATGACAGAGCTCATCGTGGACGCCATCGAGTTTGTGAAGAATCCGTACAAAGGAAAGAAACTGAAG ACTCACCCAGATTTCCCTAAAAAACCTCTGACTCCCTACTTTCGCTTCTTCATGGAGAAACGAGCAAAATATGCAAAAATCCACCCGGAGATGAGCAACTTGGATCTCACCAAGATTCTCTCCAAGAAATACAAAGAGCTGCCCGACAAGAAGAAG caaAAATACATCACAGAGTTTCAACGAGAGAAAGAAGAGTTTGAGAAGAACATGGCTCGATTCAA GGAGGAGCATCcggagctgatggaggagaggaagaagtcCGATCTGCCGGAGAAACCGAAAACTCCACAACAGCTGTGGTACAACCACGAGAAGAAGACGTACATGAAGCTGCATCCAGAG GTTAGTCaaaaggagctgaaggaggcgCTGAGGAGACAGTGGTCACAGCTCTCCGACAAGAGACGACTGAAGTGGATCAGCAAGGCCCTGGAGCTGCAGAAGGACTACGAG gacagTATGAGAGCATATCATGAAGCTCATCCAGATGTGAACTCAGATGATCACGTTCGTTCCGTCCTCACCAAAGCAGAGCGACAACTGAAGGACAAGTTCGATGGAAGACCGACAAAACCACCACC TAATGGCTACTCTCTGTACTGTGCGGAGCTGATGGTGAACATGAAGGATGTCCCCAGCACCGAGCGCATGGTTCTCTGCAGTAAACAGTGGAAAATTATGAcgcaaaaagagaaagatatgTTCCAGAAACGCTGCGAGCAG AAAAAGAAGCAGTACGACGTCGACCTGAAGAGGTTTCTGGAG AGTCTGCCAGAAGAGGAACGAGACCGTGTCCTAACAGAGGAGAAACTGGGCGGGGGCAGATTGAGTGTGGGTGTGGCTTCCAGCCCTCGCCGAGCCAAGTCTCCATCTCTCAAG GGTCGGTGTCGGGAGGTGGAGCCAGAATCATGGGTACCTGCCAGACCGCCAAAAGAAAGACGGGACGGGAAGAAGACGGCGAAGCTTCCAGAGACACCAAAAACAGCGGAAGAAATGTGGCAGCACAGCGTGATCGGAGATTATTTAGCAAAATACAGA AGCGACCGCAGGAAGGCGCAGGCGGCGATGGAGGCAACTTGGAAGTCgatggagaagaaggagaaaattCCGTGGATCAAGAGGGCGGCGGAGGACCAGAAGCGTTATGAGGTTCAGTACCAACATGTG AGGGAGCTGTTGGAGATGAGGGCTCCAGCCGCAGGTCCGACTCAGAGGAAACCCAAGTTTGACGGAGAACCAAAGAAACCTCCAGT GAGCGGGTATCAGATGTTCTCCCAGGAGCTGCTGACCAATGGCGAGCTGAACCACTTCAGTCTGAAGGAGCGGATGGTGGAGATCGGGAAGCGATGGCACACACTGAGTCAGAGTCAGAAAGACAAGTACAagaagcaggtggaggagcagcaggtggagtACAAGGCCGAGCTGGAGGCCTGGGTCCAG tctctctctcctcaggagcAAGCCGTCTACAAGgagttctcttcctct AAACGTCGCAGCACCACTAAAGCGCGCAGCAGCCCCGGAGCTAAAGTCCATGTGATGGCGAAAGGGAAGGCGGTCGGTTCAAGAGCCGCAACACCGGGGGTCAGCGTGGGCAAGAGGGCCATGGCGTACCGAGCTAAG CAGGACATGTCCGACACcgacgacgaggaggagaaaagttCGTCTGACTCCGATGAAGACGACGAGACGTCAGGAACCACGGACAGCGACGATGAG AATGACGACGATGAAGATCAAACGTCCTCGGAGGAATCCAGTGACTCTGACTCAGACTAG
- the ubtfl gene encoding upstream binding transcription factor, like isoform X3: protein MFSPGVPPPAALGGVSYRTRRSFCRIRFDLTPRGLRLKNTHFESPEIILTSTVVCSVNPGFCLNRKEGGACCMMNGSSSSVSASQSSRVKSEQGAGADDWSKEDCLTLLERIRSLLPDVDSMKYKTTESHFDWEKVCFGSFTGDMCRQKWQKVSTEVRKYRTMTELIVDAIEFVKNPYKGKKLKTHPDFPKKPLTPYFRFFMEKRAKYAKIHPEMSNLDLTKILSKKYKELPDKKKQKYITEFQREKEEFEKNMARFKEEHPELMEERKKSDLPEKPKTPQQLWYNHEKKTYMKLHPEVSQKELKEALRRQWSQLSDKRRLKWISKALELQKDYEDSMRAYHEAHPDVNSDDHVRSVLTKAERQLKDKFDGRPTKPPPNGYSLYCAELMVNMKDVPSTERMVLCSKQWKIMTQKEKDMFQKRCEQKKKQYDVDLKRFLESLPEEERDRVLTEEKLGGGRLSVGVASSPRRAKSPSLKGRCREVEPESWVPARPPKERRDGKKTAKLPETPKTAEEMWQHSVIGDYLAKYRSDRRKAQAAMEATWKSMEKKEKIPWIKRAAEDQKRYERELLEMRAPAAGPTQRKPKFDGEPKKPPVSGYQMFSQELLTNGELNHFSLKERMVEIGKRWHTLSQSQKDKYKKQVEEQQVEYKAELEAWVQSLSPQEQAVYKEFSSSKRRSTTKARSSPGAKVHVMAKGKAVGSRAATPGVSVGKRAMAYRAKQDMSDTDDEEEKSSSDSDEDDETSGTTDSDDENDDDEDQTSSEESSDSDSD, encoded by the exons ATGTTTTCCCCCGGAGTTCCTCCCCCTGCGGCGCTGGGCGGAGTTTCATACCGGACTAGACGCTCCTTTTGTCGGATTCGTTTCGACCTGACTCCCCGGGGTTTACGGCTGAAAAATACACACTTTGAAAGTCCTGAAATAATCCTAACGAGCACCGTGGTGTGCAGCGTGAACCCGGGTTTCTGTCTGAACCGGAAG GAGGGAGGAGCCTGCTGCATGATgaacggcagcagcagcagcgtatCTGCGTCTCAGAGCTCCAGGGTCAAAAGTGAACAAG gtgcaggtgcagATGACTGGAGTAAGGAGGACTGTCTCACTCTGCTGGAGAGGATCCGCAGTCTGCTGCCGGACGTAGACTCCATGAAGTATAAAACCACAGAGTCGCACTTTGACTGGGAGAAAGTTTGTTTCGGCAGCTTCACCGGAGACATGTGTCGCCAGAAGTGGCAGAAAGTGTCGACTGAG GTTCGTAAGTACAGGACGATGACAGAGCTCATCGTGGACGCCATCGAGTTTGTGAAGAATCCGTACAAAGGAAAGAAACTGAAG ACTCACCCAGATTTCCCTAAAAAACCTCTGACTCCCTACTTTCGCTTCTTCATGGAGAAACGAGCAAAATATGCAAAAATCCACCCGGAGATGAGCAACTTGGATCTCACCAAGATTCTCTCCAAGAAATACAAAGAGCTGCCCGACAAGAAGAAG caaAAATACATCACAGAGTTTCAACGAGAGAAAGAAGAGTTTGAGAAGAACATGGCTCGATTCAA GGAGGAGCATCcggagctgatggaggagaggaagaagtcCGATCTGCCGGAGAAACCGAAAACTCCACAACAGCTGTGGTACAACCACGAGAAGAAGACGTACATGAAGCTGCATCCAGAG GTTAGTCaaaaggagctgaaggaggcgCTGAGGAGACAGTGGTCACAGCTCTCCGACAAGAGACGACTGAAGTGGATCAGCAAGGCCCTGGAGCTGCAGAAGGACTACGAG gacagTATGAGAGCATATCATGAAGCTCATCCAGATGTGAACTCAGATGATCACGTTCGTTCCGTCCTCACCAAAGCAGAGCGACAACTGAAGGACAAGTTCGATGGAAGACCGACAAAACCACCACC TAATGGCTACTCTCTGTACTGTGCGGAGCTGATGGTGAACATGAAGGATGTCCCCAGCACCGAGCGCATGGTTCTCTGCAGTAAACAGTGGAAAATTATGAcgcaaaaagagaaagatatgTTCCAGAAACGCTGCGAGCAG AAAAAGAAGCAGTACGACGTCGACCTGAAGAGGTTTCTGGAG AGTCTGCCAGAAGAGGAACGAGACCGTGTCCTAACAGAGGAGAAACTGGGCGGGGGCAGATTGAGTGTGGGTGTGGCTTCCAGCCCTCGCCGAGCCAAGTCTCCATCTCTCAAG GGTCGGTGTCGGGAGGTGGAGCCAGAATCATGGGTACCTGCCAGACCGCCAAAAGAAAGACGGGACGGGAAGAAGACGGCGAAGCTTCCAGAGACACCAAAAACAGCGGAAGAAATGTGGCAGCACAGCGTGATCGGAGATTATTTAGCAAAATACAGA AGCGACCGCAGGAAGGCGCAGGCGGCGATGGAGGCAACTTGGAAGTCgatggagaagaaggagaaaattCCGTGGATCAAGAGGGCGGCGGAGGACCAGAAGCGTTATGAG AGGGAGCTGTTGGAGATGAGGGCTCCAGCCGCAGGTCCGACTCAGAGGAAACCCAAGTTTGACGGAGAACCAAAGAAACCTCCAGT GAGCGGGTATCAGATGTTCTCCCAGGAGCTGCTGACCAATGGCGAGCTGAACCACTTCAGTCTGAAGGAGCGGATGGTGGAGATCGGGAAGCGATGGCACACACTGAGTCAGAGTCAGAAAGACAAGTACAagaagcaggtggaggagcagcaggtggagtACAAGGCCGAGCTGGAGGCCTGGGTCCAG tctctctctcctcaggagcAAGCCGTCTACAAGgagttctcttcctct AAACGTCGCAGCACCACTAAAGCGCGCAGCAGCCCCGGAGCTAAAGTCCATGTGATGGCGAAAGGGAAGGCGGTCGGTTCAAGAGCCGCAACACCGGGGGTCAGCGTGGGCAAGAGGGCCATGGCGTACCGAGCTAAG CAGGACATGTCCGACACcgacgacgaggaggagaaaagttCGTCTGACTCCGATGAAGACGACGAGACGTCAGGAACCACGGACAGCGACGATGAG AATGACGACGATGAAGATCAAACGTCCTCGGAGGAATCCAGTGACTCTGACTCAGACTAG
- the ubtfl gene encoding upstream binding transcription factor, like isoform X1 has protein sequence MFSPGVPPPAALGGVSYRTRRSFCRIRFDLTPRGLRLKNTHFESPEIILTSTVVCSVNPGFCLNRKEGGACCMMNGSSSSVSASQSSRVKSEQGAGADDWSKEDCLTLLERIRSLLPDVDSMKYKTTESHFDWEKVCFGSFTGDMCRQKWQKVSTEVRKYRTMTELIVDAIEFVKNPYKGKKLKTHPDFPKKPLTPYFRFFMEKRAKYAKIHPEMSNLDLTKILSKKYKELPDKKKQKYITEFQREKEEFEKNMARFKEEHPELMEERKKSDLPEKPKTPQQLWYNHEKKTYMKLHPEVSQKELKEALRRQWSQLSDKRRLKWISKALELQKDYEDSMRAYHEAHPDVNSDDHVRSVLTKAERQLKDKFDGRPTKPPPNGYSLYCAELMVNMKDVPSTERMVLCSKQWKIMTQKEKDMFQKRCEQKKKQYDVDLKRFLESLPEEERDRVLTEEKLGGGRLSVGVASSPRRAKSPSLKGRCREVEPESWVPARPPKERRDGKKTAKLPETPKTAEEMWQHSVIGDYLAKYRSDRRKAQAAMEATWKSMEKKEKIPWIKRAAEDQKRYEVQYQHVRELLEMRAPAAGPTQRKPKFDGEPKKPPVSGYQMFSQELLTNGELNHFSLKERMVEIGKRWHTLSQSQKDKYKKQVEEQQVEYKAELEAWVQSLSPQEQAVYKEFSSSKRRSTTKARSSPGAKVHVMAKGKAVGSRAATPGVSVGKRAMAYRAKQDMSDTDDEEEKSSSDSDEDDETSGTTDSDDENDDDEDQTSSEESSDSDSD, from the exons ATGTTTTCCCCCGGAGTTCCTCCCCCTGCGGCGCTGGGCGGAGTTTCATACCGGACTAGACGCTCCTTTTGTCGGATTCGTTTCGACCTGACTCCCCGGGGTTTACGGCTGAAAAATACACACTTTGAAAGTCCTGAAATAATCCTAACGAGCACCGTGGTGTGCAGCGTGAACCCGGGTTTCTGTCTGAACCGGAAG GAGGGAGGAGCCTGCTGCATGATgaacggcagcagcagcagcgtatCTGCGTCTCAGAGCTCCAGGGTCAAAAGTGAACAAG gtgcaggtgcagATGACTGGAGTAAGGAGGACTGTCTCACTCTGCTGGAGAGGATCCGCAGTCTGCTGCCGGACGTAGACTCCATGAAGTATAAAACCACAGAGTCGCACTTTGACTGGGAGAAAGTTTGTTTCGGCAGCTTCACCGGAGACATGTGTCGCCAGAAGTGGCAGAAAGTGTCGACTGAG GTTCGTAAGTACAGGACGATGACAGAGCTCATCGTGGACGCCATCGAGTTTGTGAAGAATCCGTACAAAGGAAAGAAACTGAAG ACTCACCCAGATTTCCCTAAAAAACCTCTGACTCCCTACTTTCGCTTCTTCATGGAGAAACGAGCAAAATATGCAAAAATCCACCCGGAGATGAGCAACTTGGATCTCACCAAGATTCTCTCCAAGAAATACAAAGAGCTGCCCGACAAGAAGAAG caaAAATACATCACAGAGTTTCAACGAGAGAAAGAAGAGTTTGAGAAGAACATGGCTCGATTCAA GGAGGAGCATCcggagctgatggaggagaggaagaagtcCGATCTGCCGGAGAAACCGAAAACTCCACAACAGCTGTGGTACAACCACGAGAAGAAGACGTACATGAAGCTGCATCCAGAG GTTAGTCaaaaggagctgaaggaggcgCTGAGGAGACAGTGGTCACAGCTCTCCGACAAGAGACGACTGAAGTGGATCAGCAAGGCCCTGGAGCTGCAGAAGGACTACGAG gacagTATGAGAGCATATCATGAAGCTCATCCAGATGTGAACTCAGATGATCACGTTCGTTCCGTCCTCACCAAAGCAGAGCGACAACTGAAGGACAAGTTCGATGGAAGACCGACAAAACCACCACC TAATGGCTACTCTCTGTACTGTGCGGAGCTGATGGTGAACATGAAGGATGTCCCCAGCACCGAGCGCATGGTTCTCTGCAGTAAACAGTGGAAAATTATGAcgcaaaaagagaaagatatgTTCCAGAAACGCTGCGAGCAG AAAAAGAAGCAGTACGACGTCGACCTGAAGAGGTTTCTGGAG AGTCTGCCAGAAGAGGAACGAGACCGTGTCCTAACAGAGGAGAAACTGGGCGGGGGCAGATTGAGTGTGGGTGTGGCTTCCAGCCCTCGCCGAGCCAAGTCTCCATCTCTCAAG GGTCGGTGTCGGGAGGTGGAGCCAGAATCATGGGTACCTGCCAGACCGCCAAAAGAAAGACGGGACGGGAAGAAGACGGCGAAGCTTCCAGAGACACCAAAAACAGCGGAAGAAATGTGGCAGCACAGCGTGATCGGAGATTATTTAGCAAAATACAGA AGCGACCGCAGGAAGGCGCAGGCGGCGATGGAGGCAACTTGGAAGTCgatggagaagaaggagaaaattCCGTGGATCAAGAGGGCGGCGGAGGACCAGAAGCGTTATGAGGTTCAGTACCAACATGTG AGGGAGCTGTTGGAGATGAGGGCTCCAGCCGCAGGTCCGACTCAGAGGAAACCCAAGTTTGACGGAGAACCAAAGAAACCTCCAGT GAGCGGGTATCAGATGTTCTCCCAGGAGCTGCTGACCAATGGCGAGCTGAACCACTTCAGTCTGAAGGAGCGGATGGTGGAGATCGGGAAGCGATGGCACACACTGAGTCAGAGTCAGAAAGACAAGTACAagaagcaggtggaggagcagcaggtggagtACAAGGCCGAGCTGGAGGCCTGGGTCCAG tctctctctcctcaggagcAAGCCGTCTACAAGgagttctcttcctct AAACGTCGCAGCACCACTAAAGCGCGCAGCAGCCCCGGAGCTAAAGTCCATGTGATGGCGAAAGGGAAGGCGGTCGGTTCAAGAGCCGCAACACCGGGGGTCAGCGTGGGCAAGAGGGCCATGGCGTACCGAGCTAAG CAGGACATGTCCGACACcgacgacgaggaggagaaaagttCGTCTGACTCCGATGAAGACGACGAGACGTCAGGAACCACGGACAGCGACGATGAG AATGACGACGATGAAGATCAAACGTCCTCGGAGGAATCCAGTGACTCTGACTCAGACTAG
- the fastk gene encoding fas-activated serine/threonine kinase translates to MLCLSTGWRLLSQAHRLPPSRPGPAAQSVTMYTTRLYSTSGGGGGGGGGVKHGRRAGLAVIEAPHPPHHHLPHHPHPTPPPPAYHLYQGRPDAHRGAHFYHPQPAHLAPPPFSPHYQHHAHFHTYGGGAPGVGAAAPGSKKKTWNFIHEKMSYDTFFTMKRLIERSRRPDEVLRWVTQNPAKISHNHYPVALQKIGQLLQATPSPRTGGDATEAKAGGGAEGGDERQILEHQDFQTLCNAIVNDCAKFDNFSIVNCLYAVAALGLSSDAQVVHVLEAESQSRLSQFNQKDVSMVFSSSMKLHPGSQHPLTEACLAGLEKNLERERHPQTLFLLLSYYRLKWRSLQQQEPTAAAGGVATITAKTNNTPPNPELLLTNRKILRLVKHTLASVSGVRDQEMALLDEMLAACAREASNKSLELIFSSHLFYQNRQEKFISSLAEELPKKVDSITPYTMALIAKYIARHRLRETRLLDTIADFLVKKAEYLDSKVIQKLVFPFSRMSYRPSNEQQFFSGLEEVLELKALSSPLATVNILMSLFQLGHFPSLVLHRVFSSAFISNVTNSPYALIVRRYLSLLDAAIELEYRDYTGPRLQEAHKVLMFDHALTADEVNRKYSYKGLVAEALRQLVGEQNYKQDEVLPPGYYTDFVLWMDGSGRVLPIRPGAALSLSVVPASCVAMASKPADGSVAVVTSEFQRFSPFAVLEEGGEQQCHVGEAMGGAMEPISFLPHHIRSTTGAALSSGAPRPTNGGPLDYGPYFVPAAEYYSSLAKEHSLESQDSSTLSSPPSDGQAPPGAPEPVEATAPDSLFQFSIGKILEDEGGTGAPESQGTDCALPGFYEGVTYSEVSVADRGPSSPPQLHPPDQPELDNPPTDQRPIRRLIMSVNDKWHYCHNSEVLVGSRAMRDRHLRLLGYVIVQLPYHELEKLNGIEEVKAYLHQKLLDVPL, encoded by the exons ATGCTGTGTTTGTCCACTGGGTGGCGCCTCCTGAGCCAAGCTCaccgcctccctccctcccggcCCGGCCCCGCTGCTCAGTCCGTCACCATGTACACCACCCGCCTCTACAGCACCtcggggggaggaggaggaggaggaggtggggttaaACATGGGAGAAGGGCGGGGCTGGCCGTGATCGAGGCACCCCACCCTcctcaccaccacctcccccaccacccTCACCCGACTCCACCTCCCCCTGCCTACCACCTGTACCAGGGCCGCCCCGACGCCCACAGAGGAGCACACTTCTACCACCCGCAACCTGCCCACTTGGCCCCACCCCCATTCTCCCCCCACTACCAGCACCACGCCCACTTCCACACATATGGAGGGGGGGCTCCAGGGGTTGGGGCCGCTGCCCCTGGCAGCAAGAAGAAGACGTGGAACTTCATCCATGAGAAGATGAGCTACGACACGTTCTTCACCATGAAGCGCCTGATTGAGCGTTCGCGGCGGCCTGACGAGGTGCTGCGCTGGGTCACCCAGAACCCGGCCAAGATCtcccacaaccactaccccgTCGCCCTGCAGAAGATCGGACAGCTGCTACAGGCCACGCCGTCACCACGAACCGGAGGGGACGCCACAGAAGCCAaggcaggtggaggagctgaggggggTGACGAACGCCAGATCCTGGAGCATCAGGACTTTCAGACGCTCTGTAACGCCATCGTCAACGACTGCGCCAAGTTTGACAACTTCAGCATTGTCAACTGTTTGTATGCTGTGGCAGCACTTG GTCTTTCCAGTGACGCTCAGGTGGTCCACGTGTTGGAGGCGGAGTCTCAGTCCAGACTGAGCCAGTTTAACCAGAAGGACGTTTCCATGGTGTTCAGCTCCAGTATGAAGCTCCATCCAGGAAGTCAACACCCGCTGACCGAGGCCTGCCTGGCCGGCCTGGAGAAGAACCTGGAGAGAGAGCGCCACCCGCAGACGCTCTTCTTGTTGCTCTCATATTACAGACTCAAGTGGCGctcgctgcagcagcaggagcccactgctgctgcagggggCGTTGCAACCATCACTGCTAAAACCAACAACACGCCCCCAAACCCTGAACTACTGCTTACCAACAG GAAGATCTTACGTCTTGTTAAACACACTTTGGCGAGTGTCAGTGGCGTTCGTGACCAAGAGATGGCCCTGTTGGATGAGATGTTGGCGGCGTGTGCTCGAGAGGCGAGCAACAAGAGTCTGGAGTTGATCTTCAGTTCCCACCTGTTCTACCAGAACCGACAGGAGAAGTTCATCAGCAGCCTGGCAG AGGAGCTCCCCAAGAAGGTCGACAGCATCACTCCGTACACAATGGCTCTGATTGCCAAATACATCGCTCGCCATCGACTGAGAGAGACCCGACTGCTTGACACCATCGCAGACTTCTTGGTGAAGAAGGCGGAATACCTGGACAGTAAG GTGATCCAGAAGCTGGTGTTCCCGTTCAGCAGGATGAGCTACCGTCCGTCCAATGAGCAGCAGTTTTTCTCTGGCTTGGAGGAGGTGTTGGAGCTGAAGGCTCTCAGCTCGCCGCTCGCCACCGTCAACATCCTCATGTCTCTGTTCCAGCTGGGTCATTTCCCCAGCCTGGTGCTGCACCGCGTCTTCTCCTCTGCCTTCATCAGCAACGTCACCA ACAGTCCCTATGCCCTGATAGTCCGGAGGTACCTGTCTCTGCTGGACGCCGCCATCGAGCTGGAGTACCGCGACTACACCGGACCACGACTGCAGGAGGCACACAAAGTCCTGATGTTTGACCATGCACTGACTGCTGACGAGGTCAACCGCAAGTAcag TTATAAAGGTCTGGTTGCTGAAGCTTTACGTCAGCTGGTTGGAGaacaaaactacaaacaagatgAAGTGCTCCCCCCAGGGTACTACACAG ACTTCGTGCTGTGGATGGACGGTTCTGGTCGAGTTCTACCCATCAGACCCGGAGCGGCGCTGTCTTTGAGCGTtgttcctgcttcctgtgtcgCTATGGCGTCTAAACCGGCTGACGGCTCAGTTGCCGTGGTGACTTCAGAGTTCCAGAGGTTTTCTCCTTTTGCGGTGCTAGAGGAAGGTGGCGAACAGCAGTGTCACGTGGGCGAGGCGATGGGCGGGGCCATGGAACCCATCTCCTTCCTGCCCCACCACATCCGCAGCACAACGGGGGCCGCGCTGTCCTCAGGGGCCCCTCGGCCCACCAACGGCGGCCCCTTGGACTACGGCCCCTACTTTGTCCCGGCAGCGGAGTACTACTCCAGTCTGGCCAAGGAGCACTCACTGGAGAGCCAGGACAGCTCCACGCTCAGCAGCCCCCCTTCTGATGGACAGGCCCCGCCTGGGGCTCCAGAACCTGTGGAGGCCACGGCCCCTGACTCTCTCTTCCAGTTCTCCATCGGGAAGATCCTGGAGGACGAGGGGGGAACTGGGGCCCCTGAGAGCCAGGGTACAGACTGTGCGTTGCCAGGGTTCTATGAGGGCGTGACGTATTCTGAGGTGTCAGTGGCTGACAGAGGGCCCTCATCCCCGCCACAGCTCCACCCCCCTGATCAACCGGAGCTTGATAACCCCCCCACCGACCAGAGACCAATCAGGAG gctcATCATGTCCGTCAATGATAAGTGGCATTATTGTCACAACTCTGAGGTGCTGGTTGGTTCCCGGGCGATGAGAGACCGCCACCTGAGGCTGCTGGGATACGTCATCGTCCAG CTTCCGTATcatgagctggagaagctgaaCGGCATCGAGGAGGTGAAGGCGTACCTGCATCAGAAGCTGTTGGACGTCCCactatga